A single bacterium DNA region contains:
- a CDS encoding aspartate kinase yields MGITVRKYGGSSVATPERIKKVAEQIVRAKKTEHQIVVVVSALGDTTDDLIELAHQITTLPDEREMDMLLSTGEQISCALMSIALTSMGCPAVSLNAQQVEILTDKAYTKAKIQKVSTERILKELKSGKIVVVAGFQGITEEGDITTLGRGGSDTTAVALAAVLDADVCEIFTDVEGVYTADPRIVPDARKIELISYEEMLELASAGAKVLQSRSVEMAKKFGVKIHVRSSFNDSPGTIVCEEVADMEEILVSGVTLNLDEAKITILDVPDKPGMAAKIFTALSDKNTNVDMIVQSAPSNETNEISFTVSKSDLTRAVKIVEEVAKQIGAKEITSDDNVAKVSIVGVGMRSHSGVAAKMFSVLASKGINLDMISTSEIKISCIIKKDRAEDAVKLLHEAFNLSQKR; encoded by the coding sequence AGAACAAATAGTCCGGGCTAAGAAAACAGAACATCAAATAGTAGTTGTTGTTTCTGCATTAGGCGATACGACGGATGACTTGATTGAATTAGCTCACCAAATTACTACTCTACCTGATGAACGGGAAATGGATATGTTATTATCCACTGGTGAGCAAATCTCCTGTGCCTTAATGAGTATTGCTTTAACCTCGATGGGGTGTCCTGCGGTATCTCTAAACGCTCAGCAAGTTGAGATTTTGACAGATAAAGCATACACTAAAGCCAAAATTCAAAAGGTAAGCACCGAGAGAATTCTAAAAGAACTAAAATCAGGTAAAATCGTGGTAGTTGCTGGATTTCAAGGCATTACAGAAGAAGGAGATATTACAACACTGGGTAGAGGGGGCTCAGATACAACCGCTGTGGCATTAGCCGCCGTATTAGATGCTGATGTTTGTGAAATATTTACGGATGTAGAAGGTGTCTATACGGCTGACCCAAGAATTGTTCCGGATGCTCGAAAGATAGAATTAATCTCTTATGAAGAGATGTTGGAATTAGCCAGTGCTGGGGCAAAGGTTCTTCAATCACGCTCTGTGGAAATGGCTAAGAAATTTGGAGTTAAAATTCATGTCAGGTCCAGTTTTAATGATTCACCTGGAACTATAGTTTGTGAGGAGGTAGCAGATATGGAAGAAATATTAGTCAGTGGGGTAACTTTAAATCTTGATGAAGCAAAGATTACTATTTTAGATGTGCCTGATAAACCGGGTATGGCCGCAAAAATATTTACGGCATTAAGTGACAAAAATACCAATGTCGATATGATTGTTCAAAGTGCCCCTTCAAATGAAACAAATGAAATCTCTTTTACCGTCAGTAAATCTGATCTAACCAGAGCAGTTAAAATTGTAGAGGAGGTGGCTAAACAAATAGGGGCAAAGGAAATAACTTCAGATGATAATGTTGCCAAGGTCTCTATTGTTGGAGTGGGTATGCGAAGTCATTCAGGGGTAGCGGCAAAGATGTTTTCTGTCCTGGCATCAAAAGGAATTAATCTTGATATGATTAGCACATCTGAGATAAAAATATCTTGCATTATTAAAAAAGACCGTGCAGAAGACGCAGTTAAGTTATTACATGAAGCCTTTAATCTGTCCCAAAAAAGGTAA